From a single Leishmania major strain Friedlin complete genome, chromosome 27 genomic region:
- a CDS encoding putative endo/exonuclease Mre11 (previous protein_id=AAZ09937.1): MSESTFKILLTTDNHLGFAERDPRRGDDSFTTFEEVLRAARTEHDVDAMLLGGDLFHENKPSLGCLVRTCSLFRKYVFGNKAVPFSLLSDPASNFPTHALPMANFQDPNVNVALPVFAIHGNHDDPVGGTSSLDLLATNGYLNYFGHVTSLEDIILEPVLLRKGSTFIALYGLGNVRDERLHRCFRLKKVQFVYPKPVPGCKWFNILLLHQNRGARGVASKNGIMEGMLAGFGMDLVIWGNEHEQLMVPQPADGFDVVQPGSTIMTSLSAQECNPKQYGILEVRGTSYRLTPYTLRSVRPVVRRTVELRQDLPDGRTLDAVETFLHSVMSDMISEAEEHVSHIPDDVLAFHPNLKYPLIRLAVDFTDVTSAPYPQPNFNRFGQQYMDVVANPGELLRPVKPKPERRPGGGALGTALGPGGVAASGLIVPAAPQLNTLDIRVKVADVFNHNTTNACTLLSEAELSAAVYAFAEKGERDAIDERLMELLHTSQKSVWRRLGNGANDSILKPDRVAEEVATHKRHVNERYARAAQLEEAQQQQMDDAKENEDDGVANEREGRGGAASPSLHQAARRRELDAFEMMRVAAPPADLTTSHSGSGSENHFHGHFAQTPVSRLVQHAIQQGNENDVDAAVGAPGQRARRCSGVFVKAGADGDGQDDESEELPDDGLDRMPIDSVIAQAVQQVYPPSKRARSAHVCDVEAISTGDKGSSCGVGGGGPHEASTVHVFDGNDDDGSRVHGISRRGRARNEAGNAGKAPAPAKKQQRTTSARRGGGGGSAAARQGALSAANAGSLNAASATAADAGPTLTFVAHQGVSAVLPPGNRPATATSSGGVGASKGAMVNLLSKWTGGF, from the coding sequence ATGTCTGAGAGCACCTTCAAGATCCTTCTCACGACCGACAACCACCTCGGCTTCGCTGAGCGCGACCCCAGACGAGGCGATGACAGCTTCACCACCttcgaggaggtgctgcgcgctgcgcgcaCCGAGCACGACGTGGACGCCATGCTCCTCGGTGGCGACCTTTTTCACGAAAATAAACCCAGTCTCGGTTGCCTCGTCCGCACTTGCTCCCTTTTCCGCAAGTACGTCTTCGGCAACAAGGCCGTGCCCTTCTCGCTGCTCAGCGACCCCGCGTCGAACTTCCcgacgcacgcgctgcccATGGCCAACTTCCAGGACCCCAACGTCAACGTCGCGCTGCCGGTGTTTGCTATTCACGGCAACCACGACGACCCCGTCGGCGGCACCTCATCGCTCGACCTGCTCGCAACCAACGGTTACCTCAACTACTTTGGCCACGTCACCTCCCTCGAAGACATCATCCTCGAGCCGGTGCTTCTGCGCAAGGGAAGCACCTTCATCGCCCTCTACGGCCTCGGTAACGTGCGCGACGAGCGACTGCATCGCTGCTTCCGGCTGAAGAAGGTTCAGTTTGTCTATCCGAAGCCGGTGCCTGGCTGCAAGTGGTTCAATATCCTGCTACTGCATCAGAaccgcggtgcgcgtggcgTGGCGAGCAAAAACGGTATCATGGAGGGAATGCTCGCCGGCTTCGGCATGGACCTCGTGATCTGGGGCAACGAGCACGAGCAGCTCAtggtgccgcagccggcgGACGGCTTTGATGTGGTGCAGCCAGGCAGCACCATTATGACATCCCTCTCCGCGCAGGAGTGTAACCCAAAGCAGTACGGTATCCTCGAAGTACGCGGCACATCGTACCGGCTCACTCCAtacacgctgcgcagcgtgcgtCCAGTCGTGCGACGCACGGTAGAGCTTCGGCAGGATCTGCCTGACGGCCGAACGCTTGATGCGGTGGAGACCTTCTTGCACAGCGTGATGAGCGATATGATCAGCGAGGCCGAGGAGCACGTGAGCCACATCCCCGATGACGTCCTCGCGTTCCATCCCAACCTGAAATATCCACTCATTCGCTTGGCTGTGGACTTCACCGACGTCACGTCTGCGCCGTACCCGCAGCCAAACTTCAACCGCTTTGGCCAGCAGTACATGGATGTCGTCGCGAACCCAGGCGAGCTGTTGCGGCCGGTAAAACCGAAGCCGGAGCGGCGAcctggtggcggtgctctGGGCACGGCCCTCGGGCctggcggcgttgctgcgaGCGGCCTCATCGtccccgcagcgccgcaacTCAACACGCTCGACATCCGCGTGAAAGTTGCCGACGTCTTCAACCACAACACGACGAACGCGTGCACGCTCCTCTCCGAGGCGGAGCTGAGCGCCGCCGTCTACGCCTTCGCCGAAAAAGGCGAGCGGGACGCGATCGATGAACGGCTGATGGAGCTGTTGCACACCTCGCAGAAGTCGGTGTGGCGCCGGCTAGGGAACGGCGCGAACGACTCCATCTTGAAGCCGGACCGCGTTGCGGAGGAGGTTGCCACGCACAAGCGTCACGTCAACGAGCGCTACGCGCGGGCTGCtcagctggaggaggcacaacagcagcagatggACGACGCTAAAGAAAATGAagacgacggcgtcgctAATGAGCGAGAAGgccgaggtggcgctgcttcaCCATCGCTGCATCAAGCGGCGCGCCGACGTGAGCTCGATGCCTTCGAGATGATGCGCGTCGCCGCTCCTCCCGCAGACCTCACCACtagccacagcggcagcggcagtgaaAACCATTTCCATGGTCATTTTGCGCAAACGCCCGTCTCGCGTCTGGTGCAACATGCCATCCAACAAGGAAACGAAAATGACGTGGACGCAGCGGTGGGCGCACCGGGCCAGCGAGCCCGTCGGTGCAGCGGTGTCTTCGTCAAGGCCGGTGCCGACGGGGACGGCCAAGACGATGAGAGTGAGGAGCTTCCTGATGATGGGCTGGATCGAATGCCGATCGACAGCGTGAttgcgcaggcggtgcagcaggtgtacCCGCCCTCGAAGAGAGCGCGAAGCGCTCACGTTTgcgacgtggaggccatTTCGACTGGCGACAAAGGCTCGAGCTGTGgcgtcggtggtggcggtcCTCATGAGGCCAGCACCGTGCACGTTTTCGACGGAAACGACGATGATGGCAGCAGGGTGCACGGCATCTCTAGGCGCGGCCGCGCTCGCAATGAAGCTGGCAATGCCGGGAAGGCTCCCGCCCCCGCTAAAAaacagcagcgcaccaccagcgcgcgacgcggcggcggcggtggcagtgctgcagctcgccaAGGCGCACTATCGGCAGCCAACGCGGGCTCACTGaacgcggcgtcggcgacggcagctgACGCAGGCCCTACGCTGACCTTCGTTGCGCATCAGGGGGtttcggcggtgctgccacCTGGAAACAGACCGGCCACggccaccagcagcggcggtgtcggcgcgTCAAAGGGAGCCATGGTGAATCTTCTGTCCAAGTGGACCGGTGGATTTTAG
- a CDS encoding conserved hypothetical protein (previous protein_id=AAZ09936.1) — MTFNRPRGRDTFSAAFESRLRIVPLTQMSDLYGPIDVSLLTAVNADDPTSSEGNPLERKKCMAGDARMRKVVEDKQRAEAALREKRDWHVLVVDPIELRMVPAPLPFPSPHPAYYRDWVTLEGEQPSFSRVLERRPTAEFGIPMLDAPAGTTGAGTGAALAADAAADVADGTVANVAAPESLAFFYTSGNRRHLQQNGDTTLLPGAQVRQTTPIIPNSASTAAQPLLSSLQTIRQHFHTAVCIDPDISHDRFHREEAQVEMISAYRNILYEAFELGHASSSVSSASAAGSLRWTAVTQGTVPFVADVVRVPALCHYSCGRRFLRELGKLNQQAVVKGFHRLSNEAKEALIMNRSFTVEIYVPPMLLEQFERAFLEEPWEVPLSTLNPGRTALYPGLAPPRSLLEYDGWVGKRPELVEGVATQGKSLLRGAKVGLDGRLIEEREVLASLRVFGAREEQQQMLEGERKTAAEQLGVPLQLTYAPLQAGLLAEVEPHASDALPEKPSGGYTGGDPAAVATSAAESAK; from the coding sequence ATGACCTTTAACCGACCCCGCGGTCGCGACACCTTCTCCGCAGCGTTTGAGAGCCGCCTGCGCATTGTGCCGCTGACGCAGATGTCTGACCTCTACGGCCCCATCGACGTCTCACTCCTTACTGCTGTCAACGCCGACGACCCGACGAGCAGCGAGGGCAACCCACTCGAGAGGAAGAAGTGCATGGCAGGCGACGCACGCATGCggaaggtggtggaggacAAGCAGCGagccgaggcagcgctgcgtgagaAGCGCGACTGGCACGTGCTTGTGGTGGACCCCATTGAGCTCCGTATGGTcccggcaccgctgccgtttcCGAGTCCGCATCCGGCGTACTACCGCGACTGGGTCACCCTGGAGGGCGAGCAACCGTCGTTCTCTCGGGTGCTAGAGCGCCGCCCCACTGCGGAGTTCGGCATCCCCATGCTGGACGCGCCGGCAGGGACGACTGGGGCAGGCACCGGGGCCGCActtgctgctgatgctgctgcggacgtcgccgacggcaccgtcgccaACGTTGCCGCACCCGAGTCGCTTGCCTTCTTCTACACCTCGGGCAACCGCCGTCATCTGCAGCAGAACGGTGATACGACGCTCTTGCCCggtgcgcaggtgcggcaGACGACGCCGATCATACCGAACTCAGCTTCTACCGCGGCTCAGCCGCTTCTTTCCTCGCTGCAGACGATTCGCCAACACTTCCACACCGCCGTCTGCATCGACCCGGACATCAGCCACGACCGCTTTCACCGCGAGGAGGCTCAGGTGGAGATGATCTCGGCGTATCGCAACATTCTTTACGAGGCTTTTGAGTTGGGGCACGCGTCGTCATCAGTGTCGTCCGCATCTGCCGCGGGCAGCCTGCGGTGGACGGCGGTGACGCAGGGGACCGTGCCGTTTGTGGCGGAtgtggtgcgcgtgccggcgctgtGCCACTACTCCTGCGGCCGGCGCTTCCTTCGCGAGCTGGGCAAGCTGAACCAGCAGGCTGTCGTGAAGGGGTTCCATCGGCTGAGCAAcgaggcgaaggaggcgctcATCATGAACCGAAGCTTCACTGTGGAGATCTACGTGCCACCgatgctgctggagcagttCGAGCGGGCCTTCCTCGAGGAGCCGTGGGAGGTGCCGCTTTCGACGCTGAATCCCGGCCGCACGGCGCTGTACCCGGgtctggcgccgccgcgctcctTGCTGGAGTACGATGGGTGGGTCGGCAAGCGTCCGGAGTTGGTGGAGGGCGTTGCAACGCAGGGGAAGAGCCTCCTGCGCGGTGCGAAGGTTGGGCTGGACGGGCGGCTAATTGAAGAACGTGAGGTTCTGGCGAGCCTTCGCGTATTTGGCGCCCgtgaggagcagcagcagatgctgGAAGGAGAGCGGAAGACTGCGGCAGAGCAGCTCGGTGTGCCGCTACAGCTAACGTACGCTCCTCTGCAAGCTGGCTtgctggcggaggtggagccCCATGCGAGCGACGCGCTCCCCGAAAAGCCTTCCGGAGGCTACACCGGCGGGGAcccagcagcagtggcgacgAGTGCTGCAGAGAGCGCCAAGTGA
- a CDS encoding conserved hypothetical protein (previous protein_id=AAZ09938.1): MSSAGSAAPPPPHTSSFGADVELPMSDWALRLQRELMSPVDPLGGLAHKDYYRDPATGYAPQYAPRDFVHGGSIAYPHMQGSGSAHDSYAAAAARRNWLEHDVESMAFMSQDARATARQLSSDAEREAFTQRHVPADRHRSAFPGNASLAAMDQLRTSGPQSDEKVYQQAILDRYRAAATSSSSSTAPGVSYTAATGLSGGELVDALAEDYAAAVDDGMDEELRIAHGLRAKERFDFKVMQRTSRVPFQGYDMDRFAAQREGRPHGAQQLPPVIPPSSMEEAMKNMRGGAAALLDTEAQAWQTYAQNTTSEEPKLGEALTGDVINSLHARRWSAQHAKEQARKQRFGLGRQGALVQDGGPDRRTLKKHTNDERLLDAVNFASDAYRRTITDEHVDPYVRRSTERGVGHLLTNSFDMARREDRVAHGQQDLTERNTVHYGVPIQQSIDEFVLSHRNARGERPLDYFKPFPDFRAQRLIRMYRDIEGFSLLKQRPEAFEWELFTRYRAHHQQRRELALLHGLEPVANETAAERTARRLALDELCEKTPFDPSKLHLNDDEVEIDAETLRNWFGVYVLPSPTIVESVVRAEGGALNLHLQHAADEMNTADTREHILSSRYMNRLLLFEGFQHRWNRGFTKEVAGKAPEPVIKYAQPQEVLKYFDSDERAMYQQYVQQESDAQLSEWAKVTRGRRYIAEKEQYGEVAGQGYKVPVVDVQHQETGAVLTVSSKLVEKSAAAALADKKLAGGSSSSTTSSSSMVHFDGQAYFVLPGSKRTVTPLSIRLESGESMEMTDEVFSAYPLEVSASAKYNHALNYGIGEYDYNRGNYIETQDAIWEKATADQEEGWSPATHADGLCPGLPVRARRRLAAAGEDKTGAAITGDFQRGRIVQYYRQPFFNPDPRLVTVAFYADGVVQEVPLANVMIWQRRYHGPERTVGDESRRYNPAGLRRYIDVADPNNKKLSPSSSAGAGANGAGDHFLEKYEGRLTNSVAASRYRTTKQITEIDQWNRFDTSRADNHRPLSISHRRDYVRQGYLPRYTPWEWIAIQEADQPIIHETMRTDNIGASYFFSLNRSWRYKARPHGYLRNYENEVRDMLQFVDGVTPWKQAQKIRTYWEVRQHHPMPQFNRPEVAMHRNSAGLLPSHMWEMDKKTGKVRAVKDSVRDYQTKIPVPKWVQL; encoded by the coding sequence ATGAGCTCTGCGGGtagtgcagcgccgccaccaccgcacaccTCCTCGTTCGGTGCTGATGTCGAGTTGCCCATGTCCGACTGGGCattgcggctgcagcgggagCTGATGAGCCCTGTCGATCCCCTCGGTGGACTAGCGCACAAGGACTACTACCGCGACCCAGCAACCGGCTATGCGCCGCAGTACGCGCCGCGCGACTTTGTGCACGGCGGCAGTATTGCCTATCCCCACATGCAGGGCAGCGGGAGCGCCCACGACTCGtacgcggcggcagcggcgcgccgcaacTGGCTGGAACATGATGTGGAATCTATGGCTTTCATGTCGCAAGACGCCCGTGCGACGGCACGGCAACTAAGCAGCGACGCAGAGCGCGAAGCGTTCACGCAGCGTCATGTGCCGGCTGatcgccaccgcagcgcgttCCCGGGCAACGCCTCACTCGCTGCCATGGACCAGCTGCGGACGAGTGGGCCGCAGAGTGACGAAAAGGTGTATCAGCAGGCGATACTGGACCGTtaccgtgccgccgccacgtcgTCATCCTCCTCGACCGCTCCTGGTGTGTCGTacaccgctgccaccggcCTCAGTGGAGGCGAACTTGTCGACGCGCTGGCAGAAGActacgccgccgcagtggaTGACGGCATGgatgaggagctgcgcatcgCCCACGGCCTACGCGCAAAGGAGCGCTTCGACTTCAAGGTCATGCAACGCACATCGCGCGTTCCCTTCCAGGGCTACGACATGGATCGCTTCGCGGCCCAGCGCGAAGGACGCCCgcacggtgcgcagcagTTGCCACCTGTCATCCCGCCTTCGTCcatggaggaggcgatgaagaacatgcgaggcggtgcggcggcgctgctcgacacggaggcgcaggccTGGCAGACCTACGCGCAGAACACCACCTCCGAGGAGCCGAAGCTTGGGGAAGCGCTGACGGGCGACGTCATCAATAGcctgcacgcacgccgtTGGAGTGCGCAACATGCCAAGGAGCAGGCTCGCAAGCAGCGCTTCGGTCTCGGTCGGCAAGGCGCGCTTGTGCAGGACGGTGGGCCGGACAGGCGGACGCTCAAGAAGCACACGAACGATGAGCGGCTGCTTGACGCGGTCAATTTTGCCTCTGACGCGTACCGCCGGACGATCACGGACGAACACGTTGACCCGTacgtgcggcgcagcacggaGAGAGGCGTCGGGCATCTTCTCACCAACAGCTTTGACATGGCGCGTCGAGAGGACCGCGTCGCGCACGGACAGCAGGATCTGACAGAGCGCAACACGGTCCACTACGGCGTCCCCATTCAGCAGTCGATTGACGAGTTTGTCTTGTCGCACCGCAACGCGCGCGGCGAGCGCCCGCTGGACTACTTCAAACCCTTCCCTGACTTTCGCGCTCAGCGGCTCATCCGCATGTACCGCGACATTGAAGGTTTCTCCCTCTTGAAGCAGCGCCCTGAGGCCTTTGAGTGGGAGCTGTTTACTCGCTACCGAGCGCACCACCAACAGCGACGCGAGCTGGCGCTCCTGCATGGGCTGGAGCCGGTCGCGAACGAAACGGCGGCTGAGCGGACGGCGCGGCGACTCGCCCTGGACGAGCTGTGTGAGAAGACGCCGTTCGACCCATCCAAGCTGCATCTCAACGATGACGAGGTTGAGATAGACGCTGAGACACTGCGCAACTGGTTCGGTGTGTACGTGCTACCCTCTCCCACCATTGTTGAGTctgtcgtgcgcgcggagggCGGTGCGCTCAAcctgcacctgcagcacgccgcaGATGAGATGAACACGGCCGACACACGCGAGCACATTCTCAGTAGCCGCTACATGAATCGCCTGCTGTTGTTTGAAGGCTTCCAGCACCGCTGGAACCGCGGCTTCACGAAGGAGGTGGCTGGCAAGGCGCCGGAGCCGGTCATCAAGTACGCCCAGCCGCAGGAGGTCCTCAAATATTTTGACTCTGACGAGCGTGCCATGTACCAGCAGTACGTGCAGCAGGAGTCGGACGCGCAGCTGAGCGAGTGGGCAAAGGTgacgcgcggccgccgctacATCGCTGAGAAGGAGCAGTACGGCGAGGTGGCAGGGCAGGGCTACAAGGTGCCTGTGGTGGACGTGCAGCACCAAGAGACAGGTGCCGTGCTCACCGTGTCGTCGAAGTTGGTTGAgaagagcgcggcggccgcgctggcTGACAAAAAACTcgcaggcggcagcagcagcagcacaacgtcgtcatcgtcgatGGTGCACTTCGATGGCCAGGCGTACTTCGTTTTGCCGGGCAGCAAACGCACTGTGACGCCGCTGTCCATCCGGCTCGAGTCGGGCGAGTCCATGGAGATGACCGATGAGGTTTTTTCCGCGTACCCGCTGGAGGTGTCGGCGAGCGCCAAGTACAATCACGCCTTGAACTACGGCATTGGTGAGTACGACTACAACCGCGGCAACTACATCGAGACCCAGGACGCGATCTGGGAGAAGGCGACGGCGGATCAAGAGGAGGGGTGGTCGCCCGCGACGCACGCGGACGGGCTTTGCCCAGGGTTgccggtgcgcgcgcgccggcgactcgccgctgcaggagagGACAAGACCGGGGCCGCCATCACCGGCGACTTCCAGCGAGGTCGCATTGTTCAGTATTATCGGCAGCCTTTCTTCAACCCCGATCCGCGACTCGTGACGGTGGCCTTCTACGCCGACGGTGTCGTGCAGGAGGTACCGCTGGCTAACGTTATGATCTGGCAGCGCCGCTACCACGGCCCGGAGCGCACGGTCGGCGACGAATCGCGCCGGTACAACCCCGCAGGTCTGCGCCGCTACATCGACGTTGCCGACCCCAACAACAAGAAGCTGTCGCCCAGCTCGTCTGCCGGCGCAGGCGCTAACGGCGCGGGTGACCACTTCCTGGAGAAGTATGAGGGGCGCCTCACAAACAGCGTTGCCGCCTCTAGGTACCGCACGACGAAGCAGATCACGGAGATCGATCAATGGAACCGCTTCGACACATCGCGGGCGGACAACCACCGtcctctctctatctcgcaccgccgcgactaCGTCCGCCAAGGCTACTTGCCACGGTACACGCCGTGGGAATGGATCGCCATCCAAGAGGCGGATCAGCCCATCATCCACGAAACGATGCGCACGGACAACATCGGTGCCAGCTACTTCTTCTCCCTTAACCGCTCGTGGCGTTACAAGGCTCGCCCGCACGGGTACCTGCGCAACTACGAGAACGAGGTGCGCGACATGCTGCAGTTTGTGGACGGAGTCACGCCGTGGAAGCAGGCGCAGAAGATCCGCACCTACTGGGAGGTTCGTCAGCATCACCCGATGCCGCAGTTTAACCGCCCGGAGGTGGCAATGCACCGTAACAGCGCTGGCCTGCTGCCCTCGCACATGTGGGAGATGGACAAGAAGACGGGCAAGGTGCGTGCTGTCAAGGACTCGGTGCGCGACTACCAGACCAAGATACCGGTGCCAAAATGGGTGCAGCTGTGA
- a CDS encoding conserved hypothetical protein (previous protein_id=AAZ09941.1) — MQTYEAGALDTANRHAMPGSSAPLPPPAEHLAAEGIVSATPLPPLPTNAHSLRQPLLLDIAFVGKAYALLQYVALVLLTATVVLLTVFSFNRSHVSHVEDATACNRYPFDNVIPPDLAFSLICFLLNGVFAVRYAVRAVRYEKGGLLVVQVVVVALQVCRAAYFLLFVARRCMRVSSESSSPPFPRPLWPSLRAGTRGSIASIFSSGVDTSGIEGAFIVDNPAPAAGSVPQPLFTLTCASIVASVSLFLTASVLSPWVYASFGWRRYAQGIVQVSLSRVRQRLTVLRTCVQLDRVITANGYLATVFLLDSWPDQRTLLLMTLATFAVHYFLIPMLRRSRHWWPLLCAAGVLVTVSAYYAAVIGGALRKDHRLQSVSSSPWHSECYTDRLRKCLYEISAEYPVSIFRDASAVDSDGALRLSYNQHERARRQAPLATVRRHASPFDAAHGALWRHGSRDARVSSGLTSPFFALAVPSRSALPLRRVNNATDTYLPTYGAYPDYFRIQGCNATCFLAREEHDNIFFERRIAGCCAEYGQCRLKDDYRTYAVLLLLVLMLCSSAVRVVLLAVAWRRWVEEDDVTIALFVQAHCRCHHLGGYCRQRRYTRQEHGHRHRRAAAAVGGGGPISQSPRRPHASHAATFSASPPPTQNLPWDVEQYVAWRQRQQRTAESTI, encoded by the coding sequence ATGCAGACCTACGAGGCAGGAGCGCTCGATACTGCGAACCGTCACGCGATGCCTGGCTCGTCGGCACCATTACCACCCCCAGCAGAGCACTTGGCCGCGGAGGGGATCGTCTCTGCAACGCCACTGCCACCTCTGCCGACGAATGCACACTCGCTGAGGCAACCGTTACTGCTCGACATCGCGTTCGTCGGCAAGGCGTATGCGCTCTTGCAGTACGTGGCGCTCGTGCTACTCACCGccacggtggtgctgctgacCGTGTTCTCGTTCAACCGTTCTCACGTGTCCCACGTGGAGGATGCGACGGCGTGCAATCGCTACCCCTTCGATAACGTTATCCCACCCGACTTGGCCTTTAGTCTGATTTGTTTTCTGCTCAACGGTGTCTTCGCCGTCCGCTACGCTGTGCGGGCAGTGCGCTACGAGAAgggcggcctcctcgtcgtgCAGGTCGTCGTTgttgcgctgcaggtgtgccgcgctgcctACTTTCTACTCTTTGTGGCGCGAcgctgcatgcgcgtgtcttCCGAgtcgtcttcgccgccgttTCCACGGCCGCTTTGGCCGTCGCTGCGCGCCGGTACccgcggcagcatcgccagcatcttcagcagcggcgttgaTACCTCTGGCATCGAAGGCGCATTTATCGTCGATAACCCTGCGCCGGCGGCTGGGTCGGTCCCGCAGCCACTCTTCACCCTCACCTGCGCCAGCATTGTCGCCAGTGTGTCGCTCTTTCTGACCGCCTCAGTGCTGTCGCCGTGGGTGTACGCAAGTTTCGGCTGGCGGCGTTACGCGCAGGGCATCGTGCAGGTTTCCTTGTCCCGCGTGCGGCAGAGGCTGACAGTGCTGCGGACGTGCGTGCAGCTGGACAGAGTCATCACTGCAAACGGGTACCTTGCTACGGTGTTCTTGCTGGACAGCTGGCCGGATCAGCGAACGCTGTTGCTGATGACACTCGCCACCTTTGCGGTGCACTACTTCCTTATCCCCATGCTGCGGCGTTCGCGGCACTGGTGGCCCCTTctgtgcgctgcaggtgtgcTGGTGACGGTGAGCGCCTACTACGCCGCCGTGATTGGGGGTGCGCTCCGCAAGGACCACCGTCTGCAATCTGTATCCAGCTCTCCCTGGCACAGCGAATGCTACACGGATCGGCTGCGCAAGTGCCTCTATGAAATCTCTGCCGAGTACCCAGTCAGCATTTTCCGCGACGCATCTGCCGTTGACAGTGATGGCGCCTTGCGCCTCTCCTACAATCAGCATGAGCGAGCTCGGCGGCAGGCGCCGCTAGCGACGGTTCGTCGACACGCCTCGCCGTTTGATGCAGCGCACGGCGCACTATGGCGACACGGCAGCCGAGACGCTCGTGTGAGTTCGGGGTTGACTTCGCCTTTCTTTGCGCTAGCTGTGCCTTCTCGAtcagcgctgccactgcggcgTGTGAACAATGCGACGGACACGTACTTGCCCACCTACGGTGCGTACCCCGACTACTTCCGCATACAGGGCTGCAACGCGACCTGCTTCCTTGCGCGCGAGGAGCACGACAACATTTTCTTTGAGCGGCGCatcgccggctgctgcgccgagtACGGGCAGTGCCGGCTCAAGGATGACTATCGTACGTACGCGGTACTGCTGCTCTTGGTGTTGATGCTCTGCTCCTCCGCTGTCCGGGTGGTCTTGCTTGCCGTTGCGTGGCGGAGAtgggtggaggaggatgacGTGACGATTGCGCTCTTTGTCCAGGCGCattgccgctgccaccatcTCGGCGGGTACTGCCGACAGCGCCGGTACACGCGTCAAGAGCATGGGCATCGCCACAgacgtgctgcggctgccgtaggtggcggtggccctATTTCCCAATCACCACGTAGGCCACATGcgtcgcacgccgccaccttctcagcgtcaccgccaccgacgcAGAACCTTCCGTGGGATGTGGAGCAGTATGTCGCATGgagacagcggcagcagcgtacTGCCGAGAGCACGATCTGA
- a CDS encoding conserved hypothetical protein (previous protein_id=AAZ09940.1), translating to MAEPITNENLQILLTKLMTDRFCSQESSDLDACIQNFVPQHIDGSYVDQSLQRRGIRRCKPYQEIARKCLEDDKKQTAIFRAAAVAPTCKNEQRALQRCQRAKGRDCEAEALETVYCGMVYLVQRQKERQSSAAAPRLAE from the coding sequence ATGGCAGAGCCGATCACCAATGAGAATCTTCAGATTCTCTTGACGAAGCTGATGACGGACCGCTTCTGCTCGCAAGAGTCCAGCGATCTCGACGCGTGCATTCAGAACTTTGTGCCGCAGCACATCGATGGCAGCTACGTGGATCAGAGTCTCCAGCGGCGAGGGATCAGGCGGTGCAAGCCGTATCAGGAGATCGCGCGGAAGTGCCTGGAAGACGACAAGAAACAAACGGCGATCTTccgcgcagccgcggtggcgccgacgtgCAAGAATGAGCAgcgagcgctgcagcgctgccagcgTGCGAAGGGGCGCGACTGCGAGGCCGAGGCGCTAGAGACGGTGTACTGCGGTATGGTCTAcctcgtgcagcggcagaaggAGCGCCAGAGcagtgccgcggcgccgcgcttgGCGGAGTAG
- a CDS encoding conserved hypothetical protein (previous protein_id=AAZ09939.1): protein MNQDTKPNFYFSSESAVAQGGADFVGERNPNYTATPAGESDGQTIPANTTDHGGYKGVHPIAAFFHVCFKLAAILVFLLGGVFGLKYVLILVVTILLLTADFWTTKNVTGRILVSMRWWNEVQEDGTTQWIFESSPEADQRVNAYDNWFFWVTTGANCMTWVVLLFLNFLSFKYLPITLAGVLLSGANFLGYFKCRRDAQQKVTSFMLSQAAARPQAAGHVASFFMGGGGGTNTNTAHGGGNANQ from the coding sequence atGAACCAAGACACCAAGCCGAACTTTTACTTTAGCAGCGAGTCGGCCGTGGCGCAAGGAGGCGCAGACTTCGTGGGGGAGAGAAACCCGAACTACACGGCGACACCCGCTGGGGAATCGGATGGGCAGACGATTCCGGCCAATACGACGGACCATGGCGGGTACAAGGGCGTGCACCCCATTGCGGCCTTCTTCCACGTCTGCTTCAAGTTAGCGGCGATTCTGGTCTTCTTGTTAGGCGGCGTCTTCGGCCTCAAGTACGTGTTGATCCTTGTCGTCACGATCTTACTGCTCACCGCCGACTTCTGGACGACCAAGAACGTGACGGGCCGCATCCTTGTCTCCATGCGGTGGTGGAATGAGGTACAAGAGGATGGGACGACTCAGTGGATATTCGAGAGCAGCCCCGAGGCGGATCAGCGTGTGAACGCGTACGACAACTGGTTCTTCTGGGTCACCACTGGCGCGAATTGTATGACCTGGGTGGTGCTCCTCTTCCTGAACTTCCTGTCCTTCAAGTACTTGCCTATCACCCTCGCTGGCGTACTGCTCTCCGGCGCAAACTTCCTTGGCTACTTCAagtgccgccgcgacgcacAGCAGAAGGTCACATCCTTCATGCTTTcccaggcggcggcgcggccacAGGCGGCCGGGCATGTCGCGTCCTTTTTCatgggcggcggtggcggcaccaacaccaacaccgcccacggcggcggcaacgcgaACCAGTAG